The Gordonibacter urolithinfaciens genome contains a region encoding:
- the carA gene encoding glutamine-hydrolyzing carbamoyl-phosphate synthase small subunit, with product MSEIANKLLEGTSKPAPRPAALVLEDGAVFRGTACGAPGEVYGEICFNTSLEGYLEVITDPSYAGQIITMTYPQIGNYGVNPDDAQAGEPALRGLVVRDMCAVPSNWRSAQSLPDYLREHGVVAVEGVDTRALVRHVRDHGAQRAVLSTVDVDEASLLAKVRASEPLVGQNLAATVSCAEPYAVGAGDLPASHAFAVVPAASARHRVVAYDCGAKRSILQNLVRSGYELTVVPWDTPAEEVLAMEPDGVFLSNGPGDPEAVEGTYSQVEKLLGEVPVFGICLGHQMIAKAAGAGIEKLKFGHRGGNHPVMNLLTGRVEITAQNHGFGLLFPSLGALVPELSGGFKGHEDDLRFWARSGIAPVVDNERFGRIRLTHVNLNDGTAEGVAFLDIPAFSVQYHPEASPGPTDAHYLFTAFGRLMDGREDYLDIDIAADRLAGWTFGEQAATVAGAEGGSHA from the coding sequence TTGAGCGAGATAGCGAACAAGCTCTTGGAGGGAACGTCGAAGCCCGCGCCCCGGCCGGCGGCGCTCGTGCTGGAGGACGGCGCGGTGTTCCGCGGCACGGCGTGCGGCGCGCCCGGCGAGGTGTACGGCGAGATCTGCTTCAACACGTCGCTCGAGGGCTACCTCGAGGTGATAACCGACCCGTCCTACGCCGGCCAGATAATCACCATGACGTATCCGCAGATCGGCAACTACGGCGTGAACCCCGATGACGCCCAGGCGGGAGAGCCCGCGCTGCGCGGCCTCGTGGTGCGCGACATGTGCGCGGTGCCGTCGAACTGGCGCAGCGCGCAGAGCCTGCCCGACTACCTGCGCGAGCACGGCGTCGTGGCCGTGGAGGGCGTGGACACCCGCGCGCTCGTGCGCCACGTGCGCGACCATGGCGCCCAGCGCGCGGTGCTCTCGACCGTCGACGTGGACGAGGCGAGCCTCTTGGCGAAGGTGCGAGCGAGCGAGCCCCTCGTGGGGCAGAACCTCGCCGCCACGGTGTCGTGCGCGGAGCCGTACGCCGTGGGCGCGGGCGACCTGCCCGCGAGCCATGCGTTCGCCGTCGTGCCGGCCGCGTCCGCGCGCCACCGCGTGGTCGCCTACGACTGCGGCGCGAAGCGCTCCATCCTCCAGAACCTCGTGCGCTCGGGCTACGAGCTCACGGTCGTGCCGTGGGACACGCCGGCGGAAGAGGTGCTGGCCATGGAACCCGACGGCGTGTTCCTGTCGAACGGCCCCGGTGACCCCGAGGCCGTGGAGGGCACGTACTCCCAGGTGGAGAAGTTGCTGGGAGAGGTGCCCGTGTTCGGCATCTGCCTTGGGCACCAGATGATCGCGAAGGCCGCCGGCGCCGGGATCGAGAAGCTCAAGTTCGGCCACCGCGGCGGCAACCATCCCGTGATGAACCTGCTCACGGGCCGCGTGGAGATCACGGCGCAGAACCACGGCTTCGGCCTTCTGTTCCCCAGCCTGGGCGCGCTCGTGCCGGAGCTCTCGGGCGGCTTCAAGGGCCACGAGGACGACCTGCGCTTCTGGGCGCGCTCCGGCATCGCGCCGGTCGTGGACAACGAGCGCTTCGGCCGCATCCGCCTCACGCACGTGAACCTCAACGACGGCACGGCCGAGGGCGTCGCCTTCCTCGACATCCCCGCGTTCAGCGTGCAATACCATCCCGAGGCCTCGCCCGGGCCCACAGACGCGCACTACCTGTTCACCGCCTTCGGCCGCCTGATGGACGGCCGCGAGGACTACCTGGACATCGATATCGCCGCCGACCGCCTGGCCGGCTGGACGTTCGGCGAGCAGGCTGCCACCGTGGCGGGGGCGGAAGGAGGCTCCCATGCCTAA
- a CDS encoding molecular chaperone TorD family protein: MADPMPIMKDAPKARSPEELQGFAVVAEACAEAFLNEPSAQIVDDVARVARALGDGRLDGVVADEALRQRYSERFFVPTGPLYVPLSECSVRGAAEEEGRVRYAPVSGARADHVLRCYRAVGFDYRALAGFGPAVGSLRPDSLAAELAFMAFLARAAAEAAGEDPAASERASELLRQFAREHANAWLPRAARLLAAEGRPPAGCRRRRPLRPHGRFGRGCGGVDRGIMVLCAAAGRRC, encoded by the coding sequence ATGGCTGACCCGATGCCGATCATGAAGGATGCTCCGAAGGCGCGCTCGCCCGAAGAGCTGCAAGGCTTCGCCGTCGTCGCCGAGGCCTGCGCCGAGGCGTTCCTGAACGAGCCCTCCGCGCAGATCGTGGACGACGTGGCCCGCGTGGCGCGGGCGCTTGGCGACGGCCGCCTCGACGGCGTCGTTGCCGACGAGGCGCTGCGGCAGCGCTACAGCGAGCGCTTCTTCGTGCCGACGGGCCCGCTCTACGTGCCGCTCTCCGAGTGCAGCGTGCGCGGCGCGGCCGAGGAGGAGGGCCGTGTGCGGTACGCGCCCGTCTCGGGCGCCCGGGCCGACCACGTGCTGAGGTGCTACCGGGCCGTCGGCTTCGACTACCGGGCGCTCGCGGGCTTCGGCCCTGCCGTGGGCAGCCTGCGCCCCGACTCGCTGGCCGCCGAGCTCGCGTTCATGGCGTTTTTGGCTCGCGCGGCCGCCGAAGCGGCGGGGGAGGACCCGGCGGCGTCCGAGCGCGCGTCGGAGCTGCTGCGCCAGTTCGCCCGCGAGCATGCGAACGCGTGGCTGCCGAGGGCCGCCCGCCTGCTGGCTGCCGAGGGCCGCCCGCCTGCTGGCTGCCGGCGCCGACGACCTCTACGCCCGCACGGCCGCTTTGGCCGCGGATGCGGTGGGGTCGATCGGGGCATAATGGTGCTCTGCGCAGCTGCGGGTCGCCGATGCTAG
- the nrfD gene encoding NrfD/PsrC family molybdoenzyme membrane anchor subunit translates to MVWDGIVACDLFFAGMGAWTFVFAVLAAGRDDASRKAKLAGVAVAFVAVALGALILAVDARGGLLNPLRYFNLLGNFGSVMTWGVVLISLFLVGAFVCGVLLVLKRNVPRALEVVTAVLGVGVSLYTGVLLSTAPAFPLWNLAVLPVAFVVSAAYTGYAAYALAARFTLPSGTALPAWTGKVALVLPVLEVVALVALLVVVSATTGSAAPYAIQSVANLLTGSNAVVFWGGVVAVGLAAPFALALVRTRKGEAAPSWFGVAEAVCILTGGFAFRYAVIMAAVPMFA, encoded by the coding sequence ATGGTTTGGGACGGCATAGTCGCCTGCGACTTGTTCTTCGCCGGCATGGGCGCGTGGACGTTCGTGTTCGCGGTGCTGGCTGCAGGCAGGGATGATGCGTCGAGGAAAGCAAAGCTCGCGGGCGTGGCGGTGGCGTTCGTCGCCGTGGCGCTCGGCGCGCTCATCTTGGCGGTCGACGCGCGCGGGGGTCTGTTGAACCCGCTGCGCTACTTCAACCTGCTGGGCAACTTCGGGTCTGTCATGACCTGGGGCGTGGTGCTCATCAGCCTGTTTTTGGTGGGTGCGTTCGTCTGTGGCGTGCTGCTGGTGCTGAAGCGCAACGTGCCGCGCGCGCTGGAGGTGGTGACGGCCGTGTTGGGCGTGGGCGTGTCGCTGTACACGGGCGTGCTCCTGAGCACCGCGCCGGCGTTCCCGCTGTGGAACCTGGCCGTGCTGCCGGTGGCGTTCGTGGTGTCGGCAGCCTACACGGGCTACGCCGCCTACGCGCTGGCAGCTCGCTTTACGCTGCCGAGCGGCACGGCGCTGCCTGCTTGGACGGGCAAGGTGGCGCTCGTCCTGCCCGTGCTCGAGGTAGTGGCGCTTGTGGCGCTTCTGGTGGTGGTGTCCGCTACGACGGGCAGTGCGGCTCCGTACGCGATCCAGTCGGTAGCGAACCTACTCACCGGCAGCAATGCCGTCGTGTTCTGGGGCGGGGTCGTGGCTGTGGGCCTCGCGGCGCCGTTTGCCCTGGCCCTCGTGCGTACCCGCAAGGGCGAGGCGGCTCCCAGCTGGTTTGGCGTCGCCGAGGCCGTGTGCATCCTGACGGGCGGTTTCGCATTCCGCTACGCCGTCATCATGGCTGCCGTGCCGATGTTCGCCTAG
- a CDS encoding 4Fe-4S dicluster domain-containing protein, translated as MSKQRLGTVVDLALCIGCNACAVACKQENDVPLTKFNTWVESWDVDDGGRISRANLPKLCNHCENPACVSVCPTGASYVADDGTVQIDVSKCIGCKYCMAACPFGVRYTNDETGDVHKCTFCHHRTANGLLPACAGTCVTHARLFGDLNDPESDVSKRLAEADDAQVLFADMGMNPSVHYLGLDKMMGMERVSAVHKGGNVKTPYEGRQ; from the coding sequence ATGAGCAAACAGAGATTGGGCACGGTCGTTGACCTCGCGCTCTGCATCGGCTGCAATGCGTGCGCGGTGGCCTGCAAGCAGGAGAACGACGTACCCCTCACCAAATTCAACACGTGGGTGGAGAGCTGGGATGTTGACGACGGCGGACGCATCAGCCGCGCCAATTTGCCCAAGCTGTGCAACCACTGCGAGAACCCGGCGTGCGTGAGCGTGTGCCCGACCGGCGCCAGCTACGTTGCCGACGACGGCACGGTGCAGATCGACGTGAGCAAGTGCATCGGCTGCAAATACTGCATGGCCGCCTGTCCCTTCGGCGTGCGCTACACCAACGACGAGACGGGCGATGTGCACAAGTGCACGTTCTGCCACCACCGCACGGCAAACGGCCTGCTGCCCGCTTGCGCAGGAACGTGCGTCACCCACGCGCGCCTGTTCGGCGACTTGAACGATCCGGAGAGCGACGTATCCAAACGGCTTGCCGAGGCGGACGACGCCCAGGTGCTCTTCGCCGATATGGGCATGAACCCGTCGGTACACTACCTGGGCTTGGACAAGATGATGGGCATGGAGCGCGTGAGCGCCGTGCATAAGGGCGGCAACGTGAAGACGCCCTACGAGGGGAGGCAGTAA
- a CDS encoding molybdopterin dinucleotide binding domain-containing protein — translation MNIDRRTFVGAMGALGALSLAGVGLGSQASAAIAADTAFPAPATGKPIEAKVDPKTGDVAVNEDVIVRYSGCVGCYSSCGNRVKLDRATGRVLGVGGNPYNPACAYPYLNHEEPLEEAYRSMSYAHGKGNQLHGTVCGRGNGTLDAVSQPDRITVPLKRAGARGEGKWKAIGWDQLIKEVTEGGKLFAEIGEDRDIEGFKALCDTKTPMNPEQPDLGPVSNQLVMLGGRADGRGAFSSRFAATFGTLNQYGHVSSCAGANGAGSLLQEAVNTMMPDPEEAEYALWFGGFPGASGINFQSSAKRTTKNLAAGKLKIDVIDPTLANGAVTPTIPGINWVPIKPATNGAFASALTRSIIDNKRHNAQFLAFPNQEAAVAGGYASHTNASYLVIVDESHPNFRKLMRAADAGIEVPDVKDKTGKPVEQYVVIDAATNAPSAHSQSAAGVLEYEGEVNGVKVRTGFLMLKDTVSAYTMDEYAEITGIPVDELERIAYEYTDHGVKTSIWANGGSCIAVNGLDASMGTVALRALIGSNQMTGGNVPYSMTPVAMGNGARYKLGDIAGKPDVSAKNAAAISRTGKAWETTAEYKNRVAAGEKDPTPALPWYPNAPLSDAQTLMSIVNRYPYQAKILTTWMNNVLQATPGAMRDEVIERFKDPEYVPLHIACDLVVGEGTQYADYIVPDVSQYESFGVPQVGTAFTGYGSTVRWQVKVPESIELADGRHASWEAFLTDVAKACELPGWGEGAIKDVDGNAWPLNDACDYYLKAVANLAYGETPVEDLSAEEARLQGLDELPEAFSAAVSEAEWPKVQSVLSRGGRYWPMSYIYGDGGRSKWYKDNYCAFVYSEKRALTKNCYSGERLPGTLHYRPQTFSDLSRMTDRFSTEEFPFTASEHKPRFRSVSMLANSPIMRDLCDHNYVEINEEDAAALGIADGDTVKITNPLGDVSTGEAMVRAGQVKGAFSSSFGYGHRAYGAQDVEVDGTLVKGNPAIATGTFVTTMLDPTVTVDGVMGIIADNDASCPGRSGGMFKIEKA, via the coding sequence ATGAACATAGATCGACGCACGTTCGTCGGGGCGATGGGTGCGCTTGGCGCGCTCTCGCTCGCAGGCGTGGGCCTAGGATCGCAGGCTTCGGCAGCCATCGCGGCAGACACCGCGTTTCCGGCACCGGCAACCGGTAAGCCCATCGAGGCAAAGGTTGATCCCAAGACCGGCGACGTGGCTGTCAATGAGGACGTTATCGTGCGCTACTCGGGTTGCGTGGGCTGCTACAGCTCGTGTGGCAACCGCGTGAAGCTCGATCGTGCCACCGGGCGCGTGCTGGGTGTGGGTGGCAACCCTTACAACCCTGCGTGCGCGTATCCGTACTTGAATCACGAGGAGCCGCTCGAGGAAGCGTACCGCTCGATGAGCTACGCACACGGCAAGGGTAACCAACTGCACGGCACTGTGTGCGGCCGCGGCAACGGCACGCTCGACGCCGTGAGCCAGCCCGACCGTATCACCGTGCCGCTCAAGCGCGCCGGTGCCCGCGGTGAGGGCAAATGGAAGGCCATCGGCTGGGACCAGCTTATTAAAGAAGTTACGGAGGGCGGCAAGCTGTTCGCCGAGATTGGTGAGGATCGCGACATCGAGGGCTTCAAGGCTCTCTGCGATACCAAGACGCCCATGAACCCCGAACAGCCCGACCTCGGCCCCGTGTCGAACCAGCTTGTCATGCTCGGCGGTCGCGCCGACGGCCGCGGTGCGTTCAGCAGCCGCTTTGCCGCCACGTTCGGCACGCTCAACCAGTACGGCCACGTGTCGAGCTGCGCTGGTGCCAACGGGGCCGGATCGCTTCTGCAAGAAGCCGTGAACACTATGATGCCCGACCCGGAAGAGGCCGAGTACGCGCTGTGGTTCGGTGGCTTCCCTGGTGCGAGTGGCATCAACTTCCAGAGCTCGGCCAAGCGCACCACGAAAAACCTTGCTGCCGGCAAGCTCAAGATCGACGTCATCGATCCCACGCTTGCAAACGGTGCGGTCACGCCCACCATTCCCGGCATCAACTGGGTGCCTATCAAGCCGGCCACGAACGGCGCGTTCGCCTCGGCCCTCACGCGCAGCATTATCGACAACAAGCGCCACAACGCGCAGTTCCTCGCGTTTCCGAACCAGGAGGCGGCGGTGGCGGGTGGCTACGCGTCGCACACGAACGCCAGCTACTTGGTTATCGTGGACGAGTCCCATCCGAACTTCCGCAAGCTCATGCGCGCGGCGGACGCCGGCATTGAGGTGCCGGACGTCAAGGATAAGACCGGCAAGCCTGTCGAGCAGTACGTGGTCATCGACGCAGCCACGAACGCGCCCAGCGCGCATTCGCAGAGCGCCGCGGGCGTGCTCGAGTACGAGGGCGAGGTCAACGGCGTGAAGGTGCGCACGGGCTTCCTCATGCTCAAAGACACGGTGAGCGCCTACACCATGGACGAGTACGCCGAGATCACGGGCATCCCGGTAGATGAGCTTGAGCGCATCGCGTACGAGTACACCGACCATGGCGTGAAGACGAGCATCTGGGCCAACGGCGGCTCCTGCATCGCGGTCAACGGTTTGGACGCCTCCATGGGCACGGTGGCACTGCGCGCCCTCATCGGATCGAACCAGATGACCGGCGGCAACGTGCCGTACAGCATGACGCCCGTGGCCATGGGCAACGGCGCCCGCTACAAGCTGGGCGACATTGCGGGCAAGCCCGACGTGTCGGCCAAGAACGCCGCCGCCATCTCCCGTACCGGTAAGGCGTGGGAGACCACGGCCGAGTACAAGAATCGCGTGGCGGCCGGCGAGAAGGATCCCACCCCTGCGCTGCCTTGGTATCCCAACGCGCCGCTTTCCGACGCACAGACGCTCATGTCTATCGTCAACCGCTATCCCTATCAGGCGAAGATCCTCACCACGTGGATGAACAACGTGCTGCAGGCCACGCCGGGTGCCATGCGCGACGAAGTGATCGAGCGCTTCAAGGACCCGGAGTACGTGCCGCTGCACATCGCATGCGACCTGGTGGTGGGCGAGGGCACTCAGTACGCCGACTACATCGTGCCCGATGTGAGCCAGTACGAGAGCTTCGGCGTGCCCCAGGTGGGCACCGCCTTCACCGGCTACGGCTCCACGGTGCGCTGGCAGGTGAAGGTGCCTGAGAGCATCGAGTTGGCCGACGGACGCCATGCCAGCTGGGAGGCATTCCTCACAGATGTGGCCAAGGCATGCGAGCTGCCCGGTTGGGGAGAGGGCGCTATCAAGGATGTCGACGGCAACGCCTGGCCGCTCAACGACGCGTGTGACTATTACTTGAAAGCGGTGGCGAACCTTGCCTACGGCGAGACGCCGGTGGAGGACCTCTCCGCCGAGGAAGCGCGCCTGCAGGGCCTCGACGAGCTGCCCGAGGCGTTTTCGGCCGCAGTGTCGGAGGCGGAGTGGCCGAAGGTGCAGAGCGTGCTCTCGCGCGGCGGGCGCTACTGGCCCATGTCCTATATCTACGGCGACGGTGGCCGTAGCAAGTGGTACAAGGACAACTACTGTGCCTTCGTGTACAGCGAGAAGCGCGCGCTGACGAAGAACTGCTATTCCGGCGAGCGTCTGCCCGGCACGCTGCACTACCGTCCCCAGACGTTCAGCGACCTGTCGCGCATGACCGACCGGTTCTCGACCGAGGAATTCCCCTTCACGGCCTCTGAGCACAAGCCCCGTTTCCGCTCGGTGTCGATGCTGGCGAACAGCCCCATCATGCGCGATTTGTGCGATCACAACTACGTTGAGATCAACGAGGAGGACGCCGCCGCCCTCGGCATTGCCGACGGCGACACGGTGAAGATCACGAACCCCTTGGGAGATGTGAGCACGGGCGAGGCCATGGTGCGCGCTGGTCAGGTGAAGGGCGCGTTCAGCTCGTCGTTTGGCTACGGGCACCGAGCCTACGGCGCCCAGGATGTCGAGGTGGATGGCACGCTGGTGAAGGGCAATCCCGCCATCGCCACCGGCACCTTCGTCACCACGATGCTTGACCCCACCGTCACGGTGGACGGCGTGATGGGCATCATCGCCGACAACGACGCCTCGTGCCCCGGGCGCTCCGGCGGCATGTTCAAGATCGAGAAAGCGTAA
- a CDS encoding helix-turn-helix transcriptional regulator gives MREYCVRYKSLYLRETLGFALFLAWVFCSLFGCGLASYENSPVGVTTVYNLEHVWMVSGLFEALGGLAGIVAARFHPAPDRLLHGRTVGVLALLCAVAGNYVTMVAWADFPGLFWQLYPVGGALTGLAIALFVALWGARLGSYDEAYTEFAVPLSFTLAFALYFVLLLTKQGHEPFFIALAVMIAASAFFAVRERADSAAPACTARRDAPWTDGRQGLLSFAVLVVVSWVQVAFFRIISTPELTGDRFTHYLLPFSFACVLSLVMFLLCLRMSRYLNISLAYRWSLPLFMLSYLPLFADYGNPELRMLAYAINFLGMFGVQFGCWIGICKHLHRSNGGALRLFGTYALAEGIGIFAGCIIGLYVMGSMDEHGMMQVSIGLMAAVIFAAMVTGFNPTWVFSRPSERHATQGSDPLEGTSGAGRPDAPPCLQEARTLQAAYGLTNRETDVAVLLLEGRSRPFIRDELVVSINTVSTHVRSIFAKCGVHSQQELMVLARNARSANED, from the coding sequence ATGAGAGAATACTGCGTCCGCTACAAATCGCTCTACTTGCGTGAGACCCTCGGTTTCGCGCTCTTTCTCGCTTGGGTGTTCTGCAGCCTGTTCGGCTGCGGCCTGGCGAGTTACGAGAATTCGCCCGTCGGCGTGACAACCGTGTACAATCTGGAGCACGTGTGGATGGTCAGCGGACTGTTCGAGGCGCTCGGAGGCCTGGCGGGGATCGTGGCAGCTCGGTTCCACCCGGCGCCCGACCGGCTGCTGCACGGCCGCACGGTCGGGGTGCTGGCGCTCCTGTGCGCCGTGGCGGGCAACTACGTTACCATGGTGGCCTGGGCCGACTTTCCCGGCCTATTCTGGCAGCTCTACCCTGTGGGAGGTGCGCTCACCGGCCTCGCCATCGCACTGTTCGTGGCGCTGTGGGGCGCACGGCTCGGTTCCTACGACGAGGCGTACACGGAGTTCGCCGTGCCGCTTTCGTTCACGCTCGCCTTCGCGCTGTACTTCGTGCTGCTGCTGACGAAACAGGGGCACGAGCCCTTCTTCATAGCGCTTGCCGTCATGATAGCCGCCTCGGCATTCTTCGCGGTGCGCGAGCGCGCGGACTCGGCCGCGCCGGCCTGCACGGCGCGGCGGGATGCTCCGTGGACGGACGGGCGGCAGGGTCTGCTCTCGTTCGCAGTGCTCGTGGTGGTGTCGTGGGTGCAGGTGGCCTTCTTCCGCATCATCTCCACGCCCGAGCTCACCGGCGACCGCTTCACACACTACCTGCTGCCCTTCTCGTTCGCCTGCGTGCTCTCGCTCGTCATGTTCCTGCTGTGCCTGAGGATGTCGCGTTACCTGAACATCTCGCTGGCTTACCGCTGGAGTCTGCCGTTGTTCATGCTGAGCTATCTGCCCCTGTTCGCCGACTACGGCAATCCCGAGCTGCGCATGCTGGCCTACGCCATCAACTTCCTGGGCATGTTCGGCGTGCAGTTCGGCTGCTGGATAGGCATCTGCAAGCACCTGCACCGCTCGAACGGCGGCGCGCTGCGGCTGTTCGGCACCTATGCGCTGGCCGAGGGGATCGGCATCTTTGCCGGCTGCATCATCGGGCTGTACGTGATGGGATCGATGGACGAGCACGGCATGATGCAGGTGTCCATCGGGCTCATGGCCGCCGTCATATTCGCTGCTATGGTCACTGGGTTCAATCCCACTTGGGTGTTCAGCCGCCCGAGCGAGAGGCATGCGACGCAGGGTTCAGACCCCCTTGAGGGCACATCCGGCGCAGGCAGGCCGGACGCGCCGCCCTGCCTGCAAGAAGCTCGGACGCTGCAGGCGGCCTACGGACTCACGAATCGCGAGACGGACGTAGCCGTGCTGCTGCTGGAAGGCCGCAGCAGGCCGTTCATCCGCGACGAGCTCGTGGTGTCCATCAACACGGTGAGCACGCACGTGCGCAGCATCTTCGCGAAGTGCGGCGTGCATTCCCAGCAGGAGCTCATGGTGCTCGCGCGCAATGCCCGCAGCGCCAACGAGGACTGA
- a CDS encoding molecular chaperone TorD family protein, producing MDDAAPLSPEELQGFAVIAEACAEAFLNEPSAQIVDDVARVARALGDGRLDGVVADEALRQRYSERFFVPTSPLYVPLSECSVRGAAEEEGRVRYAPVSGAQADHVLKCYRAVGFDYRALAGFGPAVGSLRPDSLAAELAFMAFLARAAAEAAGEDPAASERASELLRQFAREHANAWLPRAARLLAAGDDDLYARTAALAADAVGSIAE from the coding sequence ATGGACGATGCAGCGCCCCTTTCGCCCGAAGAGCTGCAAGGCTTCGCCGTCATCGCCGAGGCCTGCGCCGAGGCGTTCCTGAACGAGCCCTCCGCGCAGATCGTGGACGACGTGGCCCGCGTGGCGCGGGCGCTTGGCGACGGCCGCCTCGACGGCGTCGTTGCCGACGAGGCGCTGCGGCAGCGCTACAGCGAGCGCTTCTTCGTGCCGACGAGCCCGCTCTACGTGCCGCTCTCCGAGTGCAGCGTGCGCGGCGCGGCCGAGGAGGAGGGCCGTGTGCGGTACGCGCCCGTCTCGGGCGCCCAGGCCGACCACGTGCTGAAGTGCTACCGGGCCGTCGGCTTCGACTACCGGGCGCTCGCGGGCTTCGGCCCTGCCGTGGGCAGCCTGCGCCCCGACTCGCTGGCCGCCGAGCTCGCGTTCATGGCGTTTTTGGCTCGCGCGGCCGCCGAAGCGGCGGGGGAGGACCCGGCGGCGTCCGAGCGCGCGTCGGAGCTGCTGCGCCAGTTCGCCCGCGAGCATGCGAACGCGTGGCTGCCGAGGGCCGCCCGCCTGCTGGCTGCCGGCGACGACGACCTCTACGCCCGCACGGCCGCTTTGGCCGCGGATGCGGTGGGGTCGATCGCCGAGTAG
- the nrfD gene encoding NrfD/PsrC family molybdoenzyme membrane anchor subunit, with the protein MVWDAFIAIYLFLAGLGAGAFVLGALTNWAKKPAARMKRIAFIIAPVAVAVGTLVLVIDAKAGFANPLRFFMLVSNLNSVMAWGVIILSVFLAVSIVDLVLLLVKKRTPKALDIAGMVLAVCVAAYTGVLLGDAGLAFPLWNMAVLPVLFVVSAASTGIAAVLLATRIAAPEEAGALPLLSKAGLVLPVLELVLVAVLLGVTAGTSGSGAAAGAASVASLVSGAYAVPFWLGFVGVGLVLPFALELAAHRGARAPKAAAAAGDAAPGAGPDGSAAAAAGSGRALALVGEAGVLVGGFMLRYLVIMAALAVVFA; encoded by the coding sequence ATGGTTTGGGATGCATTCATAGCAATTTACCTGTTCCTGGCCGGTTTGGGCGCGGGGGCGTTCGTCTTAGGCGCGCTCACGAACTGGGCGAAGAAGCCGGCGGCGCGCATGAAGAGGATCGCGTTCATCATCGCGCCGGTGGCCGTGGCCGTGGGCACGCTCGTGCTGGTGATCGACGCGAAGGCCGGGTTCGCCAACCCGCTGCGCTTCTTCATGCTGGTGTCCAACCTGAACTCCGTCATGGCCTGGGGCGTCATCATCTTGAGCGTGTTCTTGGCGGTGAGCATCGTCGACTTGGTGCTGCTGCTGGTGAAGAAGCGCACCCCGAAGGCGCTCGACATCGCAGGCATGGTGCTGGCCGTGTGCGTGGCCGCCTACACCGGCGTGCTGCTGGGCGACGCGGGCCTCGCGTTCCCGCTGTGGAACATGGCCGTGCTGCCGGTGCTGTTCGTGGTGTCGGCCGCCTCGACGGGCATCGCCGCGGTGCTGCTGGCCACGCGCATCGCGGCCCCCGAGGAGGCCGGCGCGCTGCCGCTGCTCTCCAAGGCCGGGCTTGTCCTGCCGGTGCTCGAGCTGGTGCTGGTGGCGGTGCTGCTGGGCGTGACGGCCGGCACGTCGGGATCGGGCGCCGCCGCCGGCGCCGCCTCGGTGGCGAGCCTCGTGTCCGGCGCCTACGCCGTGCCGTTCTGGCTCGGGTTCGTGGGAGTGGGCCTGGTGCTGCCGTTCGCGCTGGAGCTCGCGGCGCACCGCGGCGCCCGGGCGCCGAAGGCAGCCGCGGCCGCCGGCGATGCGGCGCCGGGCGCCGGCCCTGACGGCTCCGCCGCCGCGGCGGCGGGCTCGGGCAGGGCGCTCGCCCTCGTGGGCGAGGCCGGCGTTCTCGTGGGCGGCTTCATGCTGCGCTACCTGGTGATTATGGCGGCGCTGGCAGTCGTGTTCGCCTAG
- a CDS encoding 4Fe-4S dicluster domain-containing protein produces the protein MSERKLGMLIDLSLCIGCNACTVACKRENDVPLGAFNTWIESFDVERPDGRIARANVPKQCNHCADAPCVRVCPTGASYRAEDGTVQIDQDKCIGCKYCMAACPYQVRYQVESGEVQKCTFCHHRTSVGLLPACVGTCVGYARTFGDLNDPESDIAKRLAEADGGDVLYEDLGLNPSLYYIGLKETEAMPVASAIHRGGNVMKPYEG, from the coding sequence ATGAGTGAGAGAAAGCTTGGCATGCTGATTGACCTATCCCTGTGCATCGGCTGCAACGCGTGCACCGTGGCCTGCAAGCGCGAGAACGACGTGCCCCTGGGCGCGTTCAACACCTGGATCGAGAGCTTCGACGTGGAGCGGCCCGACGGGCGCATCGCCCGGGCGAACGTTCCCAAGCAGTGCAACCACTGCGCCGACGCGCCCTGCGTGCGGGTGTGCCCCACGGGCGCGAGCTACCGCGCTGAGGACGGCACGGTGCAGATCGACCAGGACAAGTGCATAGGGTGCAAGTACTGCATGGCGGCGTGCCCGTACCAGGTGCGCTACCAGGTGGAGTCCGGCGAGGTGCAGAAGTGCACGTTCTGCCACCACCGCACGAGCGTCGGCCTGCTGCCGGCCTGCGTGGGCACGTGCGTGGGCTACGCCCGCACCTTCGGCGACCTGAACGACCCGGAGAGCGACATCGCGAAGCGCCTGGCCGAGGCGGACGGCGGCGACGTCCTGTACGAGGATCTGGGGCTCAACCCCTCGCTGTACTATATCGGACTCAAGGAAACCGAGGCCATGCCGGTCGCGTCCGCCATCCACCGCGGCGGCAACGTCATGAAGCCGTACGAGGGGTGA